A genome region from Tursiops truncatus isolate mTurTru1 chromosome 15, mTurTru1.mat.Y, whole genome shotgun sequence includes the following:
- the GNG13 gene encoding guanine nucleotide-binding protein G(I)/G(S)/G(O) subunit gamma-13 yields the protein MEEWDVPQMKKEVESLKYQLAFKREMSSKTIPELLKWIEDGIPKDPFLNPDLMKNNPWVEKGKCAIL from the exons ATGGAGGAGTGGGACGTGCCCCAGATGAAGAAAGAGGTGGAGAGCCTCAAGTACCAGCTGGCCTTCAAGAGGGAGATGTCATCCAAGACTATCCCTGA gCTCCTCAAGTGGATTGAGGACGGGATCCCCAAGGACCCCTTCCTGAACCCCGACCTGATGAAGAACAACCCGTGGGTGGAGAAGGGCAAGTGTGCCATCCTGTGA
- the CHTF18 gene encoding chromosome transmission fidelity protein 18 homolog isoform X2, which translates to MGLSLSHVDVPCPASPPRNPRLPRLMGTGGEVPGGLHCEHFPRPCPFRDRPAAELRRLGPRCCCPALAPALASPCLVAQQPRSSHLDHRGAARWAREVRSRRRAAMEDYERELYGVEDDFHSQFAAELEVLAELEGTTAMSPSRDPWPTVGRPRLTFEETIAGGNAATHCSPGGPPRNSKGGARKRQLAADIHGDRPLPPTPKVKRSRLEAARRLNFRSDEMEEPLPPDSPTQDITPPPSPEVPAELWGKGPLDTGADVGLTKASPAARNPVLRRPPVLEDYINVTSTDGDRAFLVLRADPVGTGVQSPLLDIRWRGRGQLDLLGVSFASLKEKIDSERRQRLLEEAQRLSDTLCSLRSEEVEEGPQPSGASEEEPADSQDASQHCLWVDEFAPQRYTELLSDDVALLCGPPGLGKTTLAHVIARHAGYSVVEMNASDDRSPEAFRTRIEAATQMESVLGTGGRPNCLVIDEIDGAPTAAINVLLSILDRQGRQEAEPGGPAVPTGGGRRRRAEGGILMRPIICICNDQFVPSLRQLKQQALLLHFPPTLPSRLTQRLQEISLRRGMRPDPGALAALCEKTDNDIRACINALQFLHGRGQRELSVQAVQTTRIGLKDQRKGLFSVWQEVFQLPQARRHRVGQDPTLPSHTLLLGDGHVGSGPLATKVPLTAASQRFYHILHVAASAGEHEKVVQGLFDNFLRLRLRDSSLAAVCIALDWLAFDDLLSRAAHHGQSFQLLHYLPFLPPAFHLLFASSHVPRITFPTSQQEVRPTPCPYPGSNTGALGDLVLVRPPPQAQNRMSRTHNLMQTLVSGITPATRSRAAPQALILDTLCLLLDILAPKLRPVSTQLYSAREKQQLASLVGTMLAYSLTYCQERTPDGQYVYRLEPNVEDVCRFPELPTRKPLTYQAKQLIAREIEVEKMRRVEALARARVGPQVDGGPLGGTGEKGAQPSAPCSHEQRLECILKRAALEEQPERDFFGRVVVKRAAAPSTEHAAPETDTAEQRMGTAVGRSDVWFRFKEGVSNAVRRSLYIRDLL; encoded by the exons ATGGGGCTCTCCCTCTCCCACGTAGACgtcccctgccctgcctcccctccGAGGAACCCTCGCCTCCCGCGTCTGATGGGCACAGGCGGAGAGGTGCCCGGCGGACTCCACTGCGAACACTTCCCGCGCCCCTGCCCATTCCGAGATCGACCTGCAGCTGAGCTGCGCCGTCTGGGCCCCCGATGCTGCTGCCCGGCCCTGGCTCCTGCCCTCGCGTCTCCCTGCCTCGTGGCCCAGCAGCCCCGGAGCAGTCACTTGGACCACAGAG GAGCTGCGCGCTGGGCGCGGGAGGTTCGCAGCCGGCGGCGGGCGGCCATGGAGGACTACGAGCGGGAGCTGTACGGCGTCGAGGATGACTTCCACAGCCAGTTCGCGGCCGAGCTCGAGGTGCTGGCCGAGCTGGAAG GGACAACCGCCATGTCGCCTTCCAGGGACCCCTGGCCCACCGTGGGCCGGCCCCGCCTGACGTTCGAGGAGACCATTGCTGGAGGGAACGCTGCCACTCACTGCTCTCCAGGCGGACCTCCAAGGAACAGCAAGGGCGGTGCCAGGAAGAGGCAGCTGGCCGCTGACATCCATGGGGACAGACCCCTGCCCCCTA cccccaaggTCAAACGGTCCAGGCTGGAGGCTGCCAGGAGACTGAACTTCAGGTCCGATGAGATGGAAGAGCCGCTGCCTCCTGACTCCCCGACTCAGGACATCACCCCCCCGCCGAGTCCTGAGGTCCCTGCTGAACTATGGGGCAAGGG GCCCTTGGACACTGGGGCTGATGTGGGTCTCACTAAGGCCTCGCCAGCCGCCCGCAATCCTGTCCTGAGGCGGCCCCCTGTCTTGGAGGACTACATCAATGTGACCTCCACCGACGGCGACCGGGCCTTTCTAGTGCTTCGGGCTGACCCAGTGGGCACTGGGGTCCAG AGCCCTCTTCTTGACATCCGGTGGCGTGGCCGTGGCCAGCTGGACCTGCTGGGTGTGTCCTTTGCCTCCCTGAAGGAGAAGATCGACAGCGAG CGGCGGCAGCGACTGCTGGAAGAGGCCCAGCGGCTCTCGGACACACTGTGCAG TCTTAGGtcagaggaggtggaggaggggcccCAGCCCTCGGGGGCCTCTGAGGAGGAGCCGGCTGACAGCCAAGATGCTTCCCAGCATTGCCTCTGGGTGGATGAGTTCGCACCCCAACGCTATACGGAGCTGCTCAGTGACGAC GTGGCGCTGCTGTGTGGGCCCCCAGGGCTGGGCAAGACCACCCTGGCCCATGTGATTGCACGGCATGCTGGGTACTCTGTGGTGGAAATGAACGCGAG TGATGACCGCAGCCCTGAGGCCTTCCGAACGCGCATCGAGGCAGCCACGCAGATGGAGTCGGTGTTGGGCACTGGTGGGAGGCCCAACTGCCTGGTTATCGATGAGATCGACGGGGCCCCCACG GCCGCCATCAATGTTCTCCTGAGCATCTTGGATCGCCAGGGCCgacaggaggcagagccaggggGCCCCGCTGTGCCCACGGGCGGGGGGCGGCGGCGCCGGGCGGAAGGGGGGATCCTGATGAGGCCCATCATCTGCATCTGCAATGACCA GTTCGTGCCCTCCCTTCGGCAGCTGAAGCAGCAGGCACTCCTGCTCCACTTCCCGCCCACGCTGCCCTCCAGGCTCACACAGCGGCTCCAGGAG ATCTCCCTGCGGCGGGGCATGCGGCCTGACCCTGGCGCGCTGGCGGCCCTCTGCGAGAAGACAGACAACGACATCCGCGCCTGCATCAATGCCCTACAG TTCCTGCATGGGCGGGGCCAGCGGGAGCTGAGCGTTCAGGCTGTGCAGACCACACGCATTGGCCTCAAGGACCAGCGCAAGGGCCTCTTCTCCGTGTGGCAGGAGGTCTTCCAGCTGCCCCAGGCCCGGAG GCACCGCGTGGGTCAGGACCCGACCCTGCCCTCCCACACACTCCTGCTCGGTGATGGGCACGTGGGTTCAGGGCCCCTCGCTACCAAGGTGCCCCTGACCGCGGCCTCTCAGCGGTTCTACCACATCTTGCATGTGGCCGCTTCTGCGGGTGAGCACGAAAAGGTGGTCCAG GGCCTTTTCGACAACTTCTTGCGGCTGAGGCTGCGGGACTCCAGCTTGGCAGCCGTGTGCATAGCACTTGACTGGCTCGCCTTCGACGACCTGCTGAGCCGGGCTGCCCACCACGGCCAGAGCTTCCAGCTGCTGCACTACCTGCCCTTCCTGCCCCCGGCGTTCCACCTGCTCTTTGCCTCCAGCCATGTGCCGAGGATCACCTTTCCCACCAGCCAGCAGGAGGTACGCCCCACGCCCTGCCCATACCCAGGGTCTAACACCGGGGCCCTGGGTGACTTGGTCCTCGTCCGccctccaccccaggcccagAATCGGATGAGCCGGACACACAACCTGATGCAGACGCTGGTGTCGGGCATCACGCCAGCCACCCGCAGCCGGGCTGCACCGCAGGCGCTCATCCTGGACACCCTCTGCCTGCTCCTGGACATCCTCGCACCCAAGCTGCGCCCT GTGAGCACACAGCTGTACAGCGCCCGAGAGAAACAGCAGCTGGCCAGCCTCGTGGGCACCATGCTCGCCTATAGCCTCACCTACTGCCAGGAGCGCACGCCCGATGGGCAGTATGTCTACAGGCTGGAGCC GAACGTGGAGGATGTCTGCCGCTTTCCCGAGCTGCCCACCCGCAAGCCCCTCACCTACCAGGCCAAGCAGCTCATTGCCCGTGAGATTGAAGTGGAGAAGATGCGGCGGGTGGAGGCCTTGGCCCGGGCTAGGGTCGGCCCCCAG GTGGACGGGGGTCCCCTGGGGGGCACTGGGGAGAAAGGGGCGCAGCCATCTGCCCCATGCAGCCACGAGCAGCGGCTGGAGTGCATCCTGAAGAGAGCTGCCCTGGAGGAGCAG CCCGAGAGGGACTTCTTCGGTCGTGTGGTTGTCAAGAGAGCGGCAGCCCCGAGCACAg AGCACGCAGCCCCTGAGACTGACACGGCCGAGCAGCGCATGGGCACCGCGGTGGGCAGGAGCGACGTCTGGTTCCGCTTCAAGGAGGGCGTCTCCAACGCCGTGCGGCGCAGCCTGTACATCAGGGACCTGCTGTAG
- the CHTF18 gene encoding chromosome transmission fidelity protein 18 homolog isoform X1: MGLSLSHVDVPCPASPPRNPRLPRLMGTGGEVPGGLHCEHFPRPCPFRDRPAAELRRLGPRCCCPALAPALASPCLVAQQPRSSHLDHRGAARWAREVRSRRRAAMEDYERELYGVEDDFHSQFAAELEVLAELEGTTAMSPSRDPWPTVGRPRLTFEETIAGGNAATHCSPGGPPRNSKGGARKRQLAADIHGDRPLPPTPKVKRSRLEAARRLNFRSDEMEEPLPPDSPTQDITPPPSPEVPAELWGKGPLDTGADVGLTKASPAARNPVLRRPPVLEDYINVTSTDGDRAFLVLRADPVGTGVQSPLLDIRWRGRGQLDLLGVSFASLKEKIDSERRQRLLEEAQRLSDTLCSLRSEEVEEGPQPSGASEEEPADSQDASQHCLWVDEFAPQRYTELLSDDFTNRCLLKWLKLWDLVVFGREWPTRKPRPSVEPARGGKEATASSKWKSHGQVLEEMLEAELDPSGRPRQKVALLCGPPGLGKTTLAHVIARHAGYSVVEMNASDDRSPEAFRTRIEAATQMESVLGTGGRPNCLVIDEIDGAPTAAINVLLSILDRQGRQEAEPGGPAVPTGGGRRRRAEGGILMRPIICICNDQFVPSLRQLKQQALLLHFPPTLPSRLTQRLQEISLRRGMRPDPGALAALCEKTDNDIRACINALQFLHGRGQRELSVQAVQTTRIGLKDQRKGLFSVWQEVFQLPQARRHRVGQDPTLPSHTLLLGDGHVGSGPLATKVPLTAASQRFYHILHVAASAGEHEKVVQGLFDNFLRLRLRDSSLAAVCIALDWLAFDDLLSRAAHHGQSFQLLHYLPFLPPAFHLLFASSHVPRITFPTSQQEAQNRMSRTHNLMQTLVSGITPATRSRAAPQALILDTLCLLLDILAPKLRPVSTQLYSAREKQQLASLVGTMLAYSLTYCQERTPDGQYVYRLEPNVEDVCRFPELPTRKPLTYQAKQLIAREIEVEKMRRVEALARARVGPQVDGGPLGGTGEKGAQPSAPCSHEQRLECILKRAALEEQPERDFFGRVVVKRAAAPSTEHAAPETDTAEQRMGTAVGRSDVWFRFKEGVSNAVRRSLYIRDLL; the protein is encoded by the exons ATGGGGCTCTCCCTCTCCCACGTAGACgtcccctgccctgcctcccctccGAGGAACCCTCGCCTCCCGCGTCTGATGGGCACAGGCGGAGAGGTGCCCGGCGGACTCCACTGCGAACACTTCCCGCGCCCCTGCCCATTCCGAGATCGACCTGCAGCTGAGCTGCGCCGTCTGGGCCCCCGATGCTGCTGCCCGGCCCTGGCTCCTGCCCTCGCGTCTCCCTGCCTCGTGGCCCAGCAGCCCCGGAGCAGTCACTTGGACCACAGAG GAGCTGCGCGCTGGGCGCGGGAGGTTCGCAGCCGGCGGCGGGCGGCCATGGAGGACTACGAGCGGGAGCTGTACGGCGTCGAGGATGACTTCCACAGCCAGTTCGCGGCCGAGCTCGAGGTGCTGGCCGAGCTGGAAG GGACAACCGCCATGTCGCCTTCCAGGGACCCCTGGCCCACCGTGGGCCGGCCCCGCCTGACGTTCGAGGAGACCATTGCTGGAGGGAACGCTGCCACTCACTGCTCTCCAGGCGGACCTCCAAGGAACAGCAAGGGCGGTGCCAGGAAGAGGCAGCTGGCCGCTGACATCCATGGGGACAGACCCCTGCCCCCTA cccccaaggTCAAACGGTCCAGGCTGGAGGCTGCCAGGAGACTGAACTTCAGGTCCGATGAGATGGAAGAGCCGCTGCCTCCTGACTCCCCGACTCAGGACATCACCCCCCCGCCGAGTCCTGAGGTCCCTGCTGAACTATGGGGCAAGGG GCCCTTGGACACTGGGGCTGATGTGGGTCTCACTAAGGCCTCGCCAGCCGCCCGCAATCCTGTCCTGAGGCGGCCCCCTGTCTTGGAGGACTACATCAATGTGACCTCCACCGACGGCGACCGGGCCTTTCTAGTGCTTCGGGCTGACCCAGTGGGCACTGGGGTCCAG AGCCCTCTTCTTGACATCCGGTGGCGTGGCCGTGGCCAGCTGGACCTGCTGGGTGTGTCCTTTGCCTCCCTGAAGGAGAAGATCGACAGCGAG CGGCGGCAGCGACTGCTGGAAGAGGCCCAGCGGCTCTCGGACACACTGTGCAG TCTTAGGtcagaggaggtggaggaggggcccCAGCCCTCGGGGGCCTCTGAGGAGGAGCCGGCTGACAGCCAAGATGCTTCCCAGCATTGCCTCTGGGTGGATGAGTTCGCACCCCAACGCTATACGGAGCTGCTCAGTGACGAC TTCACCAACCGCTGCCTCCTCAAGTGGCTGAAGCTGTGGGACTTGGTGGTGTTTGGCCGAGAGTGGCCCACCCGGAAGCCCAGACCCAGTGTGGAACCGGCCCGTGGTGGCAAGGAGGCCACAGCCTCCAGCAAGTGGAAAAGCCACGGACAGGTGCTAGAGGAGATGCTGGAGGCTGAGCTGGATCCAAGCGGGCGGCCCCGGCAGAAG GTGGCGCTGCTGTGTGGGCCCCCAGGGCTGGGCAAGACCACCCTGGCCCATGTGATTGCACGGCATGCTGGGTACTCTGTGGTGGAAATGAACGCGAG TGATGACCGCAGCCCTGAGGCCTTCCGAACGCGCATCGAGGCAGCCACGCAGATGGAGTCGGTGTTGGGCACTGGTGGGAGGCCCAACTGCCTGGTTATCGATGAGATCGACGGGGCCCCCACG GCCGCCATCAATGTTCTCCTGAGCATCTTGGATCGCCAGGGCCgacaggaggcagagccaggggGCCCCGCTGTGCCCACGGGCGGGGGGCGGCGGCGCCGGGCGGAAGGGGGGATCCTGATGAGGCCCATCATCTGCATCTGCAATGACCA GTTCGTGCCCTCCCTTCGGCAGCTGAAGCAGCAGGCACTCCTGCTCCACTTCCCGCCCACGCTGCCCTCCAGGCTCACACAGCGGCTCCAGGAG ATCTCCCTGCGGCGGGGCATGCGGCCTGACCCTGGCGCGCTGGCGGCCCTCTGCGAGAAGACAGACAACGACATCCGCGCCTGCATCAATGCCCTACAG TTCCTGCATGGGCGGGGCCAGCGGGAGCTGAGCGTTCAGGCTGTGCAGACCACACGCATTGGCCTCAAGGACCAGCGCAAGGGCCTCTTCTCCGTGTGGCAGGAGGTCTTCCAGCTGCCCCAGGCCCGGAG GCACCGCGTGGGTCAGGACCCGACCCTGCCCTCCCACACACTCCTGCTCGGTGATGGGCACGTGGGTTCAGGGCCCCTCGCTACCAAGGTGCCCCTGACCGCGGCCTCTCAGCGGTTCTACCACATCTTGCATGTGGCCGCTTCTGCGGGTGAGCACGAAAAGGTGGTCCAG GGCCTTTTCGACAACTTCTTGCGGCTGAGGCTGCGGGACTCCAGCTTGGCAGCCGTGTGCATAGCACTTGACTGGCTCGCCTTCGACGACCTGCTGAGCCGGGCTGCCCACCACGGCCAGAGCTTCCAGCTGCTGCACTACCTGCCCTTCCTGCCCCCGGCGTTCCACCTGCTCTTTGCCTCCAGCCATGTGCCGAGGATCACCTTTCCCACCAGCCAGCAGGAG gcccagAATCGGATGAGCCGGACACACAACCTGATGCAGACGCTGGTGTCGGGCATCACGCCAGCCACCCGCAGCCGGGCTGCACCGCAGGCGCTCATCCTGGACACCCTCTGCCTGCTCCTGGACATCCTCGCACCCAAGCTGCGCCCT GTGAGCACACAGCTGTACAGCGCCCGAGAGAAACAGCAGCTGGCCAGCCTCGTGGGCACCATGCTCGCCTATAGCCTCACCTACTGCCAGGAGCGCACGCCCGATGGGCAGTATGTCTACAGGCTGGAGCC GAACGTGGAGGATGTCTGCCGCTTTCCCGAGCTGCCCACCCGCAAGCCCCTCACCTACCAGGCCAAGCAGCTCATTGCCCGTGAGATTGAAGTGGAGAAGATGCGGCGGGTGGAGGCCTTGGCCCGGGCTAGGGTCGGCCCCCAG GTGGACGGGGGTCCCCTGGGGGGCACTGGGGAGAAAGGGGCGCAGCCATCTGCCCCATGCAGCCACGAGCAGCGGCTGGAGTGCATCCTGAAGAGAGCTGCCCTGGAGGAGCAG CCCGAGAGGGACTTCTTCGGTCGTGTGGTTGTCAAGAGAGCGGCAGCCCCGAGCACAg AGCACGCAGCCCCTGAGACTGACACGGCCGAGCAGCGCATGGGCACCGCGGTGGGCAGGAGCGACGTCTGGTTCCGCTTCAAGGAGGGCGTCTCCAACGCCGTGCGGCGCAGCCTGTACATCAGGGACCTGCTGTAG
- the CHTF18 gene encoding chromosome transmission fidelity protein 18 homolog isoform X3 — protein MESARIPPLQLQRAARWAREVRSRRRAAMEDYERELYGVEDDFHSQFAAELEVLAELEGTTAMSPSRDPWPTVGRPRLTFEETIAGGNAATHCSPGGPPRNSKGGARKRQLAADIHGDRPLPPTPKVKRSRLEAARRLNFRSDEMEEPLPPDSPTQDITPPPSPEVPAELWGKGPLDTGADVGLTKASPAARNPVLRRPPVLEDYINVTSTDGDRAFLVLRADPVGTGVQSPLLDIRWRGRGQLDLLGVSFASLKEKIDSERRQRLLEEAQRLSDTLCSLRSEEVEEGPQPSGASEEEPADSQDASQHCLWVDEFAPQRYTELLSDDFTNRCLLKWLKLWDLVVFGREWPTRKPRPSVEPARGGKEATASSKWKSHGQVLEEMLEAELDPSGRPRQKVALLCGPPGLGKTTLAHVIARHAGYSVVEMNASDDRSPEAFRTRIEAATQMESVLGTGGRPNCLVIDEIDGAPTAAINVLLSILDRQGRQEAEPGGPAVPTGGGRRRRAEGGILMRPIICICNDQFVPSLRQLKQQALLLHFPPTLPSRLTQRLQEISLRRGMRPDPGALAALCEKTDNDIRACINALQFLHGRGQRELSVQAVQTTRIGLKDQRKGLFSVWQEVFQLPQARRHRVGQDPTLPSHTLLLGDGHVGSGPLATKVPLTAASQRFYHILHVAASAGEHEKVVQGLFDNFLRLRLRDSSLAAVCIALDWLAFDDLLSRAAHHGQSFQLLHYLPFLPPAFHLLFASSHVPRITFPTSQQEVRPTPCPYPGSNTGALGDLVLVRPPPQAQNRMSRTHNLMQTLVSGITPATRSRAAPQALILDTLCLLLDILAPKLRPVSTQLYSAREKQQLASLVGTMLAYSLTYCQERTPDGQYVYRLEPNVEDVCRFPELPTRKPLTYQAKQLIAREIEVEKMRRVEALARARVGPQVDGGPLGGTGEKGAQPSAPCSHEQRLECILKRAALEEQPERDFFGRVVVKRAAAPSTEHAAPETDTAEQRMGTAVGRSDVWFRFKEGVSNAVRRSLYIRDLL, from the exons ATGGAGAGCGCCCGGATCCCGCCGCTCCAGCTCCAAC GAGCTGCGCGCTGGGCGCGGGAGGTTCGCAGCCGGCGGCGGGCGGCCATGGAGGACTACGAGCGGGAGCTGTACGGCGTCGAGGATGACTTCCACAGCCAGTTCGCGGCCGAGCTCGAGGTGCTGGCCGAGCTGGAAG GGACAACCGCCATGTCGCCTTCCAGGGACCCCTGGCCCACCGTGGGCCGGCCCCGCCTGACGTTCGAGGAGACCATTGCTGGAGGGAACGCTGCCACTCACTGCTCTCCAGGCGGACCTCCAAGGAACAGCAAGGGCGGTGCCAGGAAGAGGCAGCTGGCCGCTGACATCCATGGGGACAGACCCCTGCCCCCTA cccccaaggTCAAACGGTCCAGGCTGGAGGCTGCCAGGAGACTGAACTTCAGGTCCGATGAGATGGAAGAGCCGCTGCCTCCTGACTCCCCGACTCAGGACATCACCCCCCCGCCGAGTCCTGAGGTCCCTGCTGAACTATGGGGCAAGGG GCCCTTGGACACTGGGGCTGATGTGGGTCTCACTAAGGCCTCGCCAGCCGCCCGCAATCCTGTCCTGAGGCGGCCCCCTGTCTTGGAGGACTACATCAATGTGACCTCCACCGACGGCGACCGGGCCTTTCTAGTGCTTCGGGCTGACCCAGTGGGCACTGGGGTCCAG AGCCCTCTTCTTGACATCCGGTGGCGTGGCCGTGGCCAGCTGGACCTGCTGGGTGTGTCCTTTGCCTCCCTGAAGGAGAAGATCGACAGCGAG CGGCGGCAGCGACTGCTGGAAGAGGCCCAGCGGCTCTCGGACACACTGTGCAG TCTTAGGtcagaggaggtggaggaggggcccCAGCCCTCGGGGGCCTCTGAGGAGGAGCCGGCTGACAGCCAAGATGCTTCCCAGCATTGCCTCTGGGTGGATGAGTTCGCACCCCAACGCTATACGGAGCTGCTCAGTGACGAC TTCACCAACCGCTGCCTCCTCAAGTGGCTGAAGCTGTGGGACTTGGTGGTGTTTGGCCGAGAGTGGCCCACCCGGAAGCCCAGACCCAGTGTGGAACCGGCCCGTGGTGGCAAGGAGGCCACAGCCTCCAGCAAGTGGAAAAGCCACGGACAGGTGCTAGAGGAGATGCTGGAGGCTGAGCTGGATCCAAGCGGGCGGCCCCGGCAGAAG GTGGCGCTGCTGTGTGGGCCCCCAGGGCTGGGCAAGACCACCCTGGCCCATGTGATTGCACGGCATGCTGGGTACTCTGTGGTGGAAATGAACGCGAG TGATGACCGCAGCCCTGAGGCCTTCCGAACGCGCATCGAGGCAGCCACGCAGATGGAGTCGGTGTTGGGCACTGGTGGGAGGCCCAACTGCCTGGTTATCGATGAGATCGACGGGGCCCCCACG GCCGCCATCAATGTTCTCCTGAGCATCTTGGATCGCCAGGGCCgacaggaggcagagccaggggGCCCCGCTGTGCCCACGGGCGGGGGGCGGCGGCGCCGGGCGGAAGGGGGGATCCTGATGAGGCCCATCATCTGCATCTGCAATGACCA GTTCGTGCCCTCCCTTCGGCAGCTGAAGCAGCAGGCACTCCTGCTCCACTTCCCGCCCACGCTGCCCTCCAGGCTCACACAGCGGCTCCAGGAG ATCTCCCTGCGGCGGGGCATGCGGCCTGACCCTGGCGCGCTGGCGGCCCTCTGCGAGAAGACAGACAACGACATCCGCGCCTGCATCAATGCCCTACAG TTCCTGCATGGGCGGGGCCAGCGGGAGCTGAGCGTTCAGGCTGTGCAGACCACACGCATTGGCCTCAAGGACCAGCGCAAGGGCCTCTTCTCCGTGTGGCAGGAGGTCTTCCAGCTGCCCCAGGCCCGGAG GCACCGCGTGGGTCAGGACCCGACCCTGCCCTCCCACACACTCCTGCTCGGTGATGGGCACGTGGGTTCAGGGCCCCTCGCTACCAAGGTGCCCCTGACCGCGGCCTCTCAGCGGTTCTACCACATCTTGCATGTGGCCGCTTCTGCGGGTGAGCACGAAAAGGTGGTCCAG GGCCTTTTCGACAACTTCTTGCGGCTGAGGCTGCGGGACTCCAGCTTGGCAGCCGTGTGCATAGCACTTGACTGGCTCGCCTTCGACGACCTGCTGAGCCGGGCTGCCCACCACGGCCAGAGCTTCCAGCTGCTGCACTACCTGCCCTTCCTGCCCCCGGCGTTCCACCTGCTCTTTGCCTCCAGCCATGTGCCGAGGATCACCTTTCCCACCAGCCAGCAGGAGGTACGCCCCACGCCCTGCCCATACCCAGGGTCTAACACCGGGGCCCTGGGTGACTTGGTCCTCGTCCGccctccaccccaggcccagAATCGGATGAGCCGGACACACAACCTGATGCAGACGCTGGTGTCGGGCATCACGCCAGCCACCCGCAGCCGGGCTGCACCGCAGGCGCTCATCCTGGACACCCTCTGCCTGCTCCTGGACATCCTCGCACCCAAGCTGCGCCCT GTGAGCACACAGCTGTACAGCGCCCGAGAGAAACAGCAGCTGGCCAGCCTCGTGGGCACCATGCTCGCCTATAGCCTCACCTACTGCCAGGAGCGCACGCCCGATGGGCAGTATGTCTACAGGCTGGAGCC GAACGTGGAGGATGTCTGCCGCTTTCCCGAGCTGCCCACCCGCAAGCCCCTCACCTACCAGGCCAAGCAGCTCATTGCCCGTGAGATTGAAGTGGAGAAGATGCGGCGGGTGGAGGCCTTGGCCCGGGCTAGGGTCGGCCCCCAG GTGGACGGGGGTCCCCTGGGGGGCACTGGGGAGAAAGGGGCGCAGCCATCTGCCCCATGCAGCCACGAGCAGCGGCTGGAGTGCATCCTGAAGAGAGCTGCCCTGGAGGAGCAG CCCGAGAGGGACTTCTTCGGTCGTGTGGTTGTCAAGAGAGCGGCAGCCCCGAGCACAg AGCACGCAGCCCCTGAGACTGACACGGCCGAGCAGCGCATGGGCACCGCGGTGGGCAGGAGCGACGTCTGGTTCCGCTTCAAGGAGGGCGTCTCCAACGCCGTGCGGCGCAGCCTGTACATCAGGGACCTGCTGTAG
- the RPUSD1 gene encoding RNA pseudouridylate synthase domain-containing protein 1, which produces MEPGSVENLCVVYRSRDFLVVNKHWDVRIDSKSWWETLTLQKQLRHRFPELADPDTCYGFRFCHQLDFSTSGALCVALNKAAAGSAYRCFKDRRVTKAYLALVRGHVQESRMTISYAIGKNSTEGRTHTMCIEGTQGCENPKPSLTELVVLEHGLYAGDPVSKVLLQPLTGRTHQLRVHCSALGHPIVGDQTYGQASNQEDQPFRMMLHAFYLRIPTCTECVEACTPDPFVPTLDACWSPHTLVQPLDELVQVLRAAPDPDPTEGGPRPCSPSTPLPGPGRPPPPPAKLPETEAQRASCLKWLSEWTLEPDN; this is translated from the exons ATGGAGCCAGGCAGCGTGGAGAACCTGTGTGTCGTGTACCGGAGCCGTGACTTCCTGGTGGTGAACAAGCACTGGGATGTGCGCATCGACAGCAAGTCCTGGTGGGAGACGCTGACCCTCCAGAAGCAGCTGCGGCACCGCTTCCCAGAGCTGGCCGACCCTGACACCTGCTACGGGTTCAG GTTCTGCCACCAACTGGACTTCTCCACCAGCGGGGCACTCTGTGTGGCCCTGAACAAGGCAGCCGCAGGCAGTGCCTACAGGTGCTTCAAGGACCGGAGAGTCACCAAGGCTTATCTGGCTCTG GTGCGGGGGCACGTCCAGGAGAGCCGAATGACCATCAGCTATGCTATTGGAAAGAACAGCACAGAAGGCCGGACCCACACCATGTGCATTGAGGGCACACAGG gctgtgagAACCCAAAACCAAGCCTCACTGAGCTGGTGGTCCTGGAACACGGACTGTATGCAGGTGATCCTGTCTCCAAAGTGCTGTTGCAGCCTCTCACGG gACGGACGCACCAGCTGCGCGTGCACTGCAGCGCCCTGGGCCACCCCATCGTGGGGGACCAGACCTATGGCCAGGCCTCGAACCAGGAGGACCAGCCCTTCCGCATGATGCTCCACGCCTTCTACCTGCGCATCCCCACATGCACCGAGTGCGTGGAGGCCTGCACGCCCGACCCCTTCGTGCCCACCCTCGATGCCTGCTGGAGCCCCCACACCCTGGTGCAGCCACTGGACGAGCTCGTCCAGGTCCTGCGGGCTGCCCCAGACCCTGACCCCACAGAAGGGggccccaggccctgcagccCCTCCACGCCCCTGCCCGGGCCGGGCCGGCCCCCACCGCCCCCTGCCAAGCTCCCTGAGACAGAAGCACAGCGGGCCTCCTGCCTGAAGTGGCTGTCGGAGTGGACGCTGGAGCCGGACAACTGA